From a single Chlorogloeopsis sp. ULAP01 genomic region:
- the psaM gene encoding photosystem I reaction center subunit XII, giving the protein MSISDTQVYIALVVAIIPGFLAWRLATELYK; this is encoded by the coding sequence ATGTCTATCTCTGATACTCAAGTCTACATTGCTTTGGTCGTGGCAATAATTCCAGGCTTTTTGGCTTGGCGGCTAGCAACAGAACTTTATAAATAG
- a CDS encoding tetratricopeptide repeat protein codes for MNSQSFLKSSKQRNYPYINVINNTSKYETEANSNDNSAFDDSYLRFCALTSAQQGDYTEAIALLSQLINRHPHNAIDYNNRGLIYFQCGQRQKAFCDYNKALQLNPKLVSAYNNRANYYAARGELIAAIADYERALDLNPSYVRAWLNQGITWRDLGKFEKAVDNFEMALLFEQLEGHIFAERGRTYHLWGDWNCAITDYRRALNLLPLSCTTRNDPGWRLRLQVESWLKELTSISHFK; via the coding sequence ATGAATAGTCAATCATTTTTAAAATCTAGTAAACAGCGAAATTACCCCTATATAAATGTTATTAATAATACCAGTAAGTATGAAACAGAGGCTAATAGCAACGATAATTCTGCTTTTGATGACAGTTACTTACGCTTTTGTGCTTTAACTTCGGCTCAACAAGGAGACTACACTGAAGCGATCGCACTGTTGAGTCAACTGATTAATCGTCATCCGCACAATGCCATTGATTACAACAATCGGGGATTAATTTACTTTCAATGCGGACAAAGGCAAAAAGCTTTCTGTGATTATAATAAGGCTCTACAACTGAATCCTAAATTAGTTAGTGCTTATAACAATAGAGCAAACTACTATGCGGCGCGTGGAGAATTAATTGCAGCGATCGCCGACTATGAGCGAGCGTTAGATTTGAACCCTAGTTATGTTAGAGCTTGGCTGAATCAGGGTATTACCTGGCGCGATTTGGGTAAATTTGAGAAAGCTGTTGATAATTTTGAGATGGCATTGCTTTTTGAGCAATTAGAAGGACATATTTTTGCCGAGCGTGGTAGAACTTATCATTTGTGGGGTGACTGGAATTGTGCGATCACTGATTATCGTCGTGCTCTGAATTTACTACCTTTATCTTGCACCACAAGGAACGATCCTGGTTGGCGCTTGCGTTTGCAAGTAGAAAGTTGGTTAAAAGAACTTACTTCTATTTCACATTTTAAATAG
- a CDS encoding glutathione S-transferase family protein yields MLKLYGGARSRASVVQWYLEELGIPYEFVMLDMQAGEHRKPEYLVVNPMGKVPAIVDGDFQIWESGAILLYLDEKYGKDKHSLEERAKIAQWVLFANSTLSTGVFMEATREQELPRLMTPLNEILQRQQFLLGGTFTVADVAVGSVLAYITMLLKLNLSTYPALFTYCKRLSERPAFQKSIGARN; encoded by the coding sequence ATGTTGAAACTTTACGGCGGCGCTCGCAGTCGGGCATCAGTTGTTCAATGGTATCTAGAAGAATTGGGAATTCCCTACGAATTTGTCATGCTAGATATGCAGGCTGGAGAACACCGTAAACCAGAGTATCTAGTAGTCAACCCGATGGGAAAAGTCCCGGCAATTGTTGATGGTGATTTTCAGATTTGGGAATCTGGGGCAATTTTACTTTATCTCGATGAGAAATATGGCAAAGATAAGCATTCTTTAGAAGAACGCGCCAAAATAGCTCAGTGGGTGTTGTTTGCCAATTCTACCCTAAGCACAGGCGTGTTTATGGAAGCCACCCGCGAGCAGGAATTACCCCGCTTGATGACTCCCCTAAATGAAATTCTCCAACGCCAACAATTTTTATTGGGTGGTACATTCACTGTCGCTGATGTGGCAGTAGGATCTGTCTTAGCTTATATTACGATGCTGCTTAAACTAAATCTGAGTACCTATCCAGCTTTATTTACCTACTGTAAGCGATTATCTGAGCGTCCAGCGTTTCAAAAAAGCATTGGTGCTCGTAATTAA
- a CDS encoding YajQ family cyclic di-GMP-binding protein produces MASTYSFDIVSDFDRQELVNAVDQTARDIKSRYDLKDTQTTIELGEENIIVNTDSEFTLESVHNILREKAAKRNLSQKIFDFGKVESASGNRVRQEINLKKGISQEIAKQISKLIRDEFKKVQASIQGDAVRVSAKNKDDLQSVIQRLKQEDYPVALQFTNYR; encoded by the coding sequence ATGGCTTCTACCTATTCCTTTGACATTGTTAGCGACTTTGACAGACAAGAATTGGTTAATGCTGTTGATCAAACTGCACGAGACATTAAAAGCCGTTATGATCTCAAAGATACTCAAACAACAATAGAGTTAGGTGAAGAAAATATTATAGTCAACACCGATAGCGAGTTCACATTAGAGTCTGTACACAACATTTTGAGGGAAAAAGCTGCTAAACGTAACCTTTCTCAAAAAATCTTTGATTTTGGCAAAGTGGAATCAGCCAGTGGTAACCGCGTTCGCCAAGAAATTAACCTTAAAAAAGGTATCAGTCAAGAGATTGCTAAACAAATTTCCAAGTTAATTCGTGACGAATTCAAAAAAGTACAAGCTTCAATTCAAGGCGATGCAGTGCGTGTGAGCGCTAAAAATAAAGATGATTTGCAATCTGTCATCCAACGCTTAAAGCAAGAAGATTATCCAGTTGCCTTGCAATTTACAAATTATCGTTAA
- a CDS encoding MAPEG family protein: MLMYLLQIPISAIFLYSIAAAAVLIYLPFLVVVYARVMIGYDIAAPRTMFDKLPPYAQRATWAHQNSFEAFMLFAAAALSAYATGVNSLLAVGAALAFVLARLLYSIFYILNQPILRSAMFGVGSFGIATLFVLSIIKATN; the protein is encoded by the coding sequence ATGTTAATGTACCTATTACAAATTCCCATTTCAGCGATTTTTTTGTACTCAATTGCCGCAGCAGCTGTATTAATCTATTTGCCATTTCTGGTCGTGGTTTATGCTCGTGTCATGATTGGGTATGACATAGCCGCTCCCCGTACCATGTTTGATAAGCTACCACCCTATGCCCAACGGGCAACTTGGGCGCACCAAAACTCCTTTGAAGCGTTTATGCTATTTGCCGCAGCAGCATTATCAGCATATGCAACCGGAGTCAATTCTCTACTAGCTGTAGGAGCAGCTTTAGCGTTTGTCTTAGCACGTTTACTATACTCAATTTTTTATATATTAAATCAACCTATTTTGCGCTCTGCTATGTTCGGCGTTGGTTCTTTTGGAATTGCTACTCTTTTTGTCTTAAGTATTATCAAGGCTACTAATTAG
- a CDS encoding DNA-processing protein DprA has product MSQSIDLINVDTLVQELATIQQTGSKRIALLGSRHVPITHQNLIEMMSYALVLSGNRIITSGATGTNSAAIKGAMRADANLLTVILPQSLERQPNESRQQLEQVMHLVENPANDHLSLAEASYLCNKEIISRCQQLICFAFHDSRTLLQTCKDAEEQRKVVTLFYFD; this is encoded by the coding sequence TTGAGTCAGTCAATAGACCTTATCAACGTCGATACATTAGTGCAGGAACTGGCGACAATCCAACAAACAGGTTCTAAAAGGATCGCCTTGTTGGGTTCTCGTCACGTACCAATTACACATCAAAATCTTATTGAGATGATGTCCTATGCCCTTGTTTTATCTGGCAATCGCATCATCACATCTGGCGCTACGGGTACTAATTCAGCTGCCATTAAGGGAGCAATGCGGGCTGATGCCAATTTATTAACGGTGATTCTGCCCCAAAGCTTGGAAAGGCAGCCCAACGAATCCCGCCAGCAACTCGAACAAGTTATGCATCTGGTGGAAAATCCTGCTAACGATCATCTGTCTTTAGCCGAAGCGAGTTACTTGTGTAATAAGGAGATTATCTCCCGTTGCCAGCAACTGATCTGCTTTGCGTTTCATGACAGTCGTACTCTTTTGCAAACTTGTAAGGATGCAGAAGAACAAAGAAAAGTGGTGACGCTATTCTACTTTGATTAA
- a CDS encoding PadR family transcriptional regulator: MALAHAILASLLDRSCSGYDLAKQFDGSVGFFWQATHQQIYRELSKLEAQSWVTSELVSQSGRPDKKLYQVTELGKQQLKEWIAKPCEPTPIKDDLLVKIFGGYAVSREVILAELERHQQAHLERLSTYKALEQQYFQNPQELSEPAKFRFLTLLNGISYETHWLAWCQQAIKLLR; the protein is encoded by the coding sequence ATGGCACTAGCACACGCTATCTTGGCTTCTCTGCTTGATCGCTCTTGTAGTGGGTATGACTTAGCCAAGCAATTTGACGGTTCAGTCGGCTTTTTTTGGCAAGCAACTCACCAGCAAATTTATCGTGAATTATCCAAACTTGAGGCTCAAAGTTGGGTGACTTCCGAGTTAGTGTCACAATCAGGACGTCCCGATAAAAAGCTTTATCAAGTCACAGAATTAGGAAAACAGCAGCTAAAAGAGTGGATTGCAAAACCATGTGAACCCACACCCATCAAAGACGATTTGTTGGTGAAAATATTTGGTGGTTACGCTGTCTCTAGGGAGGTAATTTTGGCAGAGTTAGAGCGTCACCAGCAAGCGCACCTGGAAAGATTATCTACATATAAAGCTTTAGAGCAGCAGTATTTTCAGAACCCTCAGGAACTGTCAGAACCAGCCAAGTTTCGGTTCTTGACTCTCCTCAATGGCATTAGTTATGAAACACATTGGCTTGCTTGGTGCCAACAAGCAATCAAACTGCTTAGGTGA
- a CDS encoding antibiotic biosynthesis monooxygenase: MVLISVTRLHLRAPRYLPAFLWHNLLTIWQILNTPGFLSGKLWRDEYGAFWTLTAWKDELAMRNYRNSGSHRQAMRHLPHWCDEAAVVHWQQEDSNLPDVSKASHHMVLEGHFTKVLHPSVAHVSREIPHPISAKAIALHPLKTVSA; the protein is encoded by the coding sequence ATGGTATTAATTTCAGTTACGCGCTTGCACTTGAGAGCGCCTCGTTATCTACCAGCCTTTTTGTGGCACAATCTCTTAACTATTTGGCAAATTCTCAATACACCTGGATTTTTGAGCGGCAAGCTGTGGAGAGACGAATACGGAGCATTTTGGACGCTAACTGCTTGGAAAGATGAGTTGGCTATGCGCAATTACCGCAACTCTGGTTCGCACCGCCAAGCTATGCGACACTTGCCACATTGGTGTGATGAAGCCGCAGTTGTTCACTGGCAACAAGAAGATAGCAACTTACCTGATGTGAGTAAGGCTAGCCATCATATGGTATTGGAAGGTCATTTTACAAAGGTGCTTCATCCATCAGTTGCTCATGTGAGTCGAGAAATTCCACATCCAATATCAGCAAAAGCGATCGCGCTGCATCCTCTGAAAACTGTGTCCGCTTGA
- a CDS encoding phosphotransacetylase family protein encodes MPKSPKYLLIGSTEAYSGKSATVLGLSHLLQQKGLDITYGKPLGTCLSESSGSAVEEDVQFIAASLNLPENRIAPTLLALNEVTMQKRLCGEDTTDYRQALAQKYLQMSVGNLVLLEGPGNLEEGSLYNLSLPQVAEVIDAAVLLVTRYQSLLSIEAVLSAKQRLGKRLIGFVLNDVPTEQTQIFDTTIRPFLEQQGIPVLGILPRNDLLRSVSVRELVYQLNAEVLCRSDRLDLMVESLAIGAMNVNAAVKYFRKRRNMAVVTGGDRVEIQQAALETSTQCLILTGQLPPPSFILNRAEELEIPILSVDLDTLTTVEIVDKTFGQVRVHEPIKVHCIRSLMAEHFDIERLLNLLDLSPAAALP; translated from the coding sequence GTGCCAAAATCCCCTAAATATTTATTAATTGGCTCGACGGAGGCTTATAGTGGTAAATCTGCGACGGTTCTAGGCTTGTCTCATTTACTACAGCAAAAAGGACTGGATATTACTTACGGCAAGCCACTAGGTACGTGCTTGAGTGAATCTTCTGGAAGTGCTGTTGAGGAAGATGTCCAGTTTATTGCAGCTAGTCTCAATCTGCCAGAAAACCGTATTGCGCCCACTCTGCTGGCGTTAAACGAAGTTACAATGCAAAAACGCTTGTGCGGAGAAGATACAACCGATTATCGCCAGGCTCTAGCACAAAAATATCTACAAATGTCAGTCGGTAATCTGGTTTTGCTGGAAGGGCCAGGTAACTTAGAAGAAGGCAGTTTGTATAACTTGTCTTTGCCACAAGTAGCAGAAGTCATCGATGCAGCCGTATTGTTAGTAACGCGCTATCAATCGCTGCTTTCAATCGAGGCTGTATTATCAGCCAAGCAGCGTTTGGGAAAACGCTTAATCGGTTTTGTACTCAATGATGTTCCGACTGAACAAACACAAATCTTTGATACAACTATCCGCCCCTTTTTAGAACAGCAAGGAATTCCTGTGTTGGGAATCTTACCTAGAAATGACTTGCTACGCAGCGTTAGTGTACGTGAACTGGTATATCAACTCAATGCAGAAGTTCTTTGCCGCAGCGATCGCCTGGATTTGATGGTAGAAAGTCTAGCCATTGGGGCAATGAATGTCAACGCCGCCGTCAAATATTTCCGTAAGCGCCGAAATATGGCAGTAGTGACGGGAGGCGATCGCGTGGAAATTCAGCAAGCAGCTTTAGAAACTTCGACTCAATGTCTGATTTTAACTGGACAACTACCACCACCCTCTTTTATTCTCAATCGGGCTGAAGAGTTAGAAATACCTATTCTATCAGTAGATTTGGATACACTAACTACTGTGGAAATTGTTGATAAGACTTTTGGGCAAGTGCGTGTTCACGAACCAATTAAAGTCCACTGCATTCGCAGTTTAATGGCTGAACATTTTGATATCGAGCGTTTGCTCAATCTCTTGGATTTAAGTCCAGCAGCAGCTTTACCATAA
- the ebsA gene encoding type IV pilus biogenesis protein EbsA encodes MSIEQLQPVTQQQANVYMPYTQASKRNFLPYAISLYQKSVLEGQRKIEGSENIPFVATWNVAALPSDLTRCRVQFDGNAELNYEVMMASFEFINYLIELMENYKRYRVTDFSQTFYRKLLKIDE; translated from the coding sequence ATGTCTATCGAGCAACTCCAGCCTGTCACTCAGCAGCAAGCCAATGTCTATATGCCATACACTCAAGCCAGTAAGAGGAATTTCTTGCCCTATGCGATTAGTCTCTATCAAAAAAGTGTCTTGGAAGGGCAGCGCAAGATAGAAGGCAGTGAAAATATCCCTTTTGTTGCGACTTGGAATGTTGCTGCACTGCCATCAGACTTAACTCGTTGCCGCGTTCAGTTTGATGGCAATGCGGAGCTAAATTATGAGGTGATGATGGCAAGTTTCGAGTTTATAAATTATTTAATTGAGTTAATGGAAAATTACAAGCGTTATCGTGTCACTGATTTTTCTCAGACTTTTTACCGTAAGTTACTGAAAATCGACGAATAA